A single window of Labrus mixtus chromosome 23, fLabMix1.1, whole genome shotgun sequence DNA harbors:
- the LOC132958535 gene encoding cyclin-dependent kinase-like 3 has product MERYESLGLVGEGSYGTVLKCRHRESGRLVAIKKFMDSDDDKTVKKIALREIKLLRQLRHDNLVNLLEVWKRRRRWYLVFEFVERTLLDDLEKNPNGLDLNTSRQYLYQILRAVAFCHQQNIIHRDIKPENILISQGDLIKLCDFGFARTMTTPTDGGVYTDYVATRWYRAPELLVGDTKYGKPVDVWAVGCLLLEMLTGQPLFPGDSDLDQIFHIVRCFGNLTAHHQELFYRNPVFSGVRLPQCSGRVPLGQRFPLIATSALDIAQNCLQMDPESRAHCSELLDHPLFTQDSFNIRFLDELNAKIQKDHRENSTLPIIGKTQRREKDEIHGKNQRRKDKKQSEDSEEKFNMEKEERDKGDRDDKLPKTKAKQPSKPKHIHNTSEPLMSTKQSKTSGAKTFDNAAKITKVDHGQTAMRSKLGKAIGVELRKEPEICKPTKTRTSDSLEASKTATDLNNQVDTKPKHVKVSSLGPRDGHLKQVETKTTNSTSLHFGCSNNNVLSVADKSTIESQTSSKLESSQDFRKSKNNSNTRVLKLPKSSTTDLPTKRSSPKSSLKATIYRTDTDLTQRKGQISISEYPEGPETATTCKMSNSGQVQTNFSMKVVEVTTRSIPSVPKPCKTTTSSNHLMDCSNMDTEQRLTSKCPKVLPSATKPSKTTSKSGPRIAKENTSLSNSPSESFTSDLSAQSSTVFIGGSLPNGTILPKANLQIGSSLDTKPSNDTPCLPNKPSTELQTNKDLGEVLIATTTQQYSCYTSKEDIEENNGHFTRSPVTKTAEKHIETLDVLSEDYQENPEYDEARSINQQGSSKSNITKESRSSFSLNEIPKTKTPLATIVPKTFKVSDKENSEELSLSAPNSPSTKSFIDQIPKVARNPHFEQTEHNVKSLRPLHSESLIGGSKSKIGSFSNPTKSPTTMAPKTQINTPPRNKRGISERNDPMNASTTSESTSLTSTATPDRDASTGIFHNMYTIDVNKFNFNVSHSSPPPPPPPPSSTPQLLPPSSTPLIPSTPLIPSISIVSAPNSAASDHFTLGADFHSGTNNLRY; this is encoded by the exons ATGGAGCGTTACGAGTCTCTGGGTCTGGTCGGGGAGGGCAGTTATGGCACCGTGCTGAAGTGTCGTCACAGAGAGTCCGGCCGCCTCGTCGCCATCAAGAAGTTCATGGACTCTGACGATGACAAGACAGTGAAGAAGATCGCTCTGAGGGAAATCAAGCTGCTGAGG CAACTGCGTCACGACAACCTGGTGAACCTTCTAGAAGTGTGGAAGCGCCGCCGTCGCTGGTATCTGGTGTTCGAATTTGTTGAGCGAACGCTCCTGGATGACTTGGAGAAAAACCCGAACGGACTCGACCTGAACACCAGCCGTCAGTACCTGTACCAGATCCTGAGGGCTGTAGCCTTCTGTCATCAACAAAAT ATTATACACCGTGACATCAAACCAGAGAACATACTTATCTCTCAGGGAGACCTGATCAAGCTGTGTGACTTTGGTTTTGCCCGGACAATGACTACACCCACTGACGGGGGCGTCTACACTGACTATGTGGCCACCCGTTGGTACAGAGCCCCTGAATTGCTAGTGGGAGACACCAAGTATGGCAA aCCAGTTGATGTGTGGGCCGTTGGTTGTCTGCTTTTAGAGATGTTAACAGGTCAGCCTCTGTTTCCCGGAGACTCTGACCTTGATCAAATATTCCACATCGTCAGGTGCTTCG GTAATCTGACAGCTCATCACCAGGAGTTGTTCTACAGGAATCCCGTTTTTTCTGGTGTCCGACTGCCCCAATGTTCTGGCAGAGTCCCACTGGGGCAGCGCTTCCCTTTAATTGCAACCAGTGCCCTGGATATTGCACAG AATTGTCTCCAGATGGATCCAGAAAGCAGGGCTCACTGTTCAGAACTTCTTGATCACCCTCTGTTCACTCAAGACTCTTTCAACATCAG GTTTTTGGATGAGTTGAATGCTAAAATCCAAAAAGACCACAGAGAAAACTCTACACTTCCTATAATAGGAAAAACCCAAAGACGGGAAAAGGATGAAATACATGGCAAGAACCAAAGAcgcaaagacaaaaaacagtCTGAAGACTCAGAGGAGAAATTCAACATggaaaaggaggaaagagaCAAAGGGGACAGAGATGACAAGTTACCCAAAACAAAAGCCAAGCAACCTTCAAAGCCgaaacacattcacaacacCTCAGAACCTTTGATGTCCACCAAACAATCCAAAACATCAGGTGCCAAGACTTTTGATAATGCAGCTAAGATCACCAAAGTCGACCATGGCCAAACTGCCATGAGAAGTAAACTTGGAAAGGCCATTGGTGTAGAATTGAGAAAGGAACCTGAGATTTGTAAACCAACTAAAACCCGTACGTCTGATTCATTGGAGGCTTCAAAGACTGCAACAGATCTGAATAACCAAGTAGATACCAAACCTAAACATGTGAAAGTTTCTTCTTTGGGGCCAAGAGACGGCCATTTGAAACAAgtagaaaccaaaacaacaaattcaACTAGCTTGCACTTCGGTTGCTCAAACAACAATGTGTTAAGTGTGGCTGATAAAAGTACAATAGAGTCGCAGACGTCATCCAAATTGGAGTCAAGTCAAGACTTTCGGAAAAGCAAGAACAACTCAAACACAAGAGTACTCAAATTGCCTAAAAGCTCAACTACTGATCTTCCAACTAAGCGTTCTTCTCCAAAATCTTCTTTGAAAGCAACCATTTATCGTACAGACACAGACTTAACCCAGAGAAAGGGTCAAATTTCCATTTCTGAATACCCTGAAGGTCCTGAAACAGCCACAActtgtaaaatgtcaaacagtgGCCAAGTACAGACAAACTTCAGTATGAAAGTAGTGGAGGTCACTACCCGAAGTATCCCTTCTGTCCCCAAGCCATGCAAGACAACTACTTCTTCAAATCATCTGATGGATTGTtcaaacatggacacagagCAACGACTGACCTCTAAATGTCCAAAAGTCCTACCTTCAGCCACAAAGCCATCTAAGACCACTTCAAAGTCTGGCCCCAGAattgcaaaagaaaacacatcattGTCCAACAGTCCCTCAGAGAGTTTTACCTCAGATCTTTCAGCACAGTCCTCCACAGTTTTCATCGGAGGAAGTCTTCCTAATGGTACCATATTACCCAAAGCAAACCTCCAAATTGGCTCATCCTTGGATACTAAACCTTCAAATGACACCCCATGTCTACCCAACAAACCTTCGACTGAACTTCAAACAAACAAGGACCTTGGGGAAGTATTGATTGCAACCACAACTCAGCAGTACAGTTGTTACACGTCAAAAGAGGACATCGAGGAAAACAATGGACACTTTACAAGGAGCCCTGTGACCAAAACTGCTGAAAAACACATTGAGACACTTGATGTTTTAAGTGAGGATTACCAGGAGAATCCTGAATATGACGAGGCCCGTAGCATCAACCAACAAGGCAGTTCTAAGTCAAACATTACCAAAGAATCCAGATCATCCTTTTCCTTGAATGAAATACCGAAAACCAAAACACCGTTGGCTACAATTGttccaaaaacatttaaagtttcaGATAAAGAGAACAGTGAGGAATTATCACTCTCTGCACCGAACAGCCCATCGACCAAGTCTTTTATAGACCAAATCCCAAAGGTTGCTAGAAACCCACATTTTGAGCAGACAGAACATAATGTAAAGTCCTTGAGACCCCTGCACTCCGAATCTTTGATCGGGGGATCAAAATCAAAGATTGGGTCTTTTAGCAACCCCACCAAGTCGCCCACAACAATGGCCCCAAAGACTCAAATAAATACGCCTCCAAGGAATAAAAGAGGCATCTCAGAAAGGAACGACCCAATGAATGCATCCACAACCTCAGAATCAACTTCACTCACCTCCACTGCAACTCCAGACCGAGATGCTTCGACAGGGATCTTCCACAACATGTACACCATAGATGTTAACAAATTCAATTTCAATGTTTCCCATTCctctccgcctcctccaccacctcctccctcctccactcctcaactcctccctccatcctccacaCCCCTCATTCCCTCCACACCCCTCATTCCCTCCATCTCCATTGTCAGTGCCCCCAACTCTGCCGCCAGCGATCACTTTACCCTGGGGGCGGATTTCCATTCTGGGACCAACAACCTTAGGTACTGA
- the txk gene encoding tyrosine-protein kinase Tec, producing the protein MIHSNHSIRSIFCCCCCAVQTSEYSTRMRLEATSLSRKKLPLPPPEDEDGVAGGLLTVVAMYDFTAKEDTDLTLKQGEEYTILHKQDQLWWRAQDNHGNKGFIPSNYVTERDRIEANSWYCKNITRTEAEQLLRQEDKEGGFVVRESSQKGVYTVSVYTKTSSSNGDTRHYQLKISDSGQFYLAEKYTFNSIPEVIHYHEHNAAGLVTRLRYAVGPMGRFVPATAGFSSVKWEINPSELTFMKEVGSGQFGLVRLGKWRAQQKVAIKAIREEAMYEEDFIEEAKVMMRLCHPKLVQLYGVCLQQRPLLIVAEFMENGCLLNYLRQRGGALKEAWLLSMCQDVCEGMEYLEAHSFIHRDLAARNCLVNEHSVVKVSDFGMTRYVLDNQYTSSSGAKFPVKWSPPEVLHYSKYSSKSDVWSFGVVMWEIYSEGRTPFENRTNSDVVNDITIGVRLYRPYRASQPLYAIMYRCWHERPQGRPFFSELLEEIRKLAENPD; encoded by the exons ATGATTCACTCAA ATCACTCCATCCGCTCcatcttctgctgctgctgctgtgctgtaCAGACCAG TGAGTACAGCACCCGCATGCGGCTGGAGGCCACCTCCCTGTCCAGGAAGaagctccccctcccccctcctgaaGACGAGGACGGTGTGGCCGGGGGCCTGCTGACGGTCGTCGCCATGTACGACTTCACGGCCAAAGAGGACACTGACCTCACGCtcaaacag GGAGAAGAGTACACCATCCTCCACAAACAGGACCAGCTGTGGTGGAGAGCGCAGGACAACCACGG GAATAAAGGCTTCATCCCCAGTAACtatgtgacagagagagacaggatcGAGGCCAACTC GTGGTACTGCAAGAACATAACCAGGACAGAAGCTGAGCAGCTGCTGAGACAAGAG GACAAGGAGGGAGGATTTGTGGTCCGGGAGTCCAGTCAGAAGGGAGTCTACACCGTCTCAGTCTATACCAAAACATCAAG ttCAAACGGGGACACTCGGCATTACCAGCTCAAAATAAGTGACAGCGGACAGTTTTATTTAGCAGAAAAATACACGTTCAACTCCATACCTGAAGTCATACACTACCATGAACACAACGCAGCAG gtttggTGACCAGGTTGCGGTATGCCGTTGGGCCAATGGGAAGATTTGTCCCCGCCACAGCTGGATTCAGTTCAG TGAAGTGGGAGATCAACCCCAGTGAGCTGACCTTCATGAAGGAGGTGGGCAGCGGTCAGTTTGGTCTGGTGAGGCTCGGAAAGTGGAGGGCTCAGCAAAAAGTGGCCATCAAGGCCATCAGAGAGGAAGCCATGTACGAGGAGGACTTCATCGAGGAGGCCAAAGTCATGAT GAGGTTGTGTCACCCTAAACTGGTACAGCTGTATGGGGTTTGCTTGCAGCAGCGCCCGCTGTTGATTGTGGCAGAGTTCATGGAGAATGGCTGCCTGCTTAATTACCTACGACAAAGGGGCGGGGCTCTGAAGGAGGCGTGGCTTCTATCCATGTGCCAGGATGTTTGTGAGGGTATGGAGTACCTGGAGGCTCATAGTTTCATCCACAGAGACTTG GCAGCCAGAAACTGTTTGGTTAACGAGCACAGTGTGGTGAAGGTCAGCGACTTTGGAATGACCAG GTACGTTCTGGACAACCAGTACACCAGTTCTAGTGGTGCTAAGTTCCCCGTGAAGTGGTCTCCTCCTGAAGTTCTTCATTACAGTAAATACAGCAGCAAATCTGACGTTTGGTCGTTTG GTGTGGTGATGTGGGAGATCTACTCGGAGGGTCGGACTCCATTTGAAAATCGCACCAACTCTGACGTGGTTAACGACATCACCATTGGAGTCAGACTGTACCGCCCGTATCGCGCCTCGCAGCCGCTCTACGCCATCATGTACCGCTGCTGGCACGAG AGGCCTCAGGGTCGGCCATTTTTCTCCGAGCTGCTGGAAGAAATCAGAAAACTAGCAGAAAATCCAGACTAA